Proteins encoded in a region of the Oikeobacillus pervagus genome:
- a CDS encoding sensor domain-containing protein, with amino-acid sequence MKELNDSTLKEAYVATYELMSEGVVLLNDQYKIVAMNAKGKQMLDYEGKEYIGKPYSILFKDERTCHQLFARLSLNEESNESVVKKYRKNGEALLTKLRIKELSNSSFRYIIVFTDITKQMDMKRPLALASQVFQHMNEGVMITNDQGRIIFVNPSFQKVTGYSEKEVIGEKPKILQSGIHDALFYSKMWDAILTKGFWQGEIWNKRKNGEVFPECLTISAIRNREGKVINFVGVFTDITVKKMTEKELKKLVHYDSLTGVVNRYSYMKRMESLIHTSRKYHQQLAVLYLDMDRFKQINDNLGHDAGDQLLIEVANRLKGLLKDKDIIARLGGDEFVITLANIKHPREPYLLSEKIIQVLNSPFWICNQEIYTSISIGISVFPDDGHSVGNLLRASDKAMYEAKSQGRNRFAVYHEKMKTNNNEQLKLEADLHKAVKRKEFHLVYQPQINLRTNRIEGVEALIRWNNRRKGAVPPGEFIPLAEDMGLIVPISDWVLKQVCHDFKKLHRLGFQKLRFGVNVSPLYFREEQFAENMIQITEKEKIPARFIDIELTESTIMPNATSSIHKLLQMKKHGFKISVDDFGTGYSSLSYLNRFPLDTLKIDQSFVKSICKFDEDSSIVEAIITMAHSLHLKVIAEGVENEKQLDFLKKEKCDFVQGYYFSKPLPLDDLIDFFYKWEAEWIK; translated from the coding sequence TTGAAAGAACTAAATGATTCAACCCTAAAAGAAGCCTATGTCGCTACATATGAATTAATGAGTGAAGGGGTTGTTTTATTAAATGACCAATACAAGATTGTAGCGATGAATGCAAAGGGAAAACAAATGTTGGATTATGAAGGAAAAGAATACATTGGAAAACCCTATTCCATCCTTTTTAAAGATGAGCGTACATGTCACCAATTATTTGCCCGCCTTTCATTGAATGAAGAAAGTAATGAAAGTGTGGTTAAGAAATATAGAAAGAATGGGGAAGCCTTATTAACCAAGCTTCGAATAAAGGAACTGTCGAATTCTTCCTTTCGTTATATCATTGTGTTCACTGATATAACAAAACAAATGGATATGAAAAGACCGTTAGCTTTAGCAAGCCAAGTATTTCAACATATGAACGAGGGTGTCATGATTACAAATGACCAAGGAAGAATTATCTTTGTAAACCCCTCTTTTCAAAAGGTAACGGGTTATAGTGAAAAAGAAGTGATTGGAGAAAAACCAAAGATCCTCCAATCTGGTATACATGATGCCCTTTTTTATTCAAAAATGTGGGATGCGATTTTAACAAAAGGTTTTTGGCAAGGGGAAATTTGGAACAAAAGGAAGAATGGTGAGGTCTTTCCAGAATGCTTAACAATCAGTGCAATTCGCAATCGTGAGGGGAAGGTCATTAATTTTGTTGGAGTGTTTACAGATATAACCGTTAAGAAAATGACTGAAAAAGAATTGAAAAAATTAGTTCATTATGATTCATTAACAGGAGTAGTCAATCGATACTCCTATATGAAAAGAATGGAATCATTGATTCATACATCCAGGAAGTATCATCAGCAATTAGCTGTTCTTTATTTAGATATGGACCGCTTTAAACAAATTAATGATAATCTTGGACACGATGCTGGTGATCAGTTATTAATTGAAGTGGCCAATCGCCTAAAAGGATTGCTGAAAGATAAAGATATTATCGCCCGTTTAGGCGGAGATGAATTTGTCATTACATTAGCGAATATCAAGCACCCGAGAGAACCCTATTTATTATCAGAAAAGATTATTCAAGTATTAAATTCTCCTTTTTGGATTTGCAATCAGGAAATCTACACTTCCATCAGTATAGGAATTAGTGTATTTCCAGATGATGGACACTCGGTTGGAAACTTACTACGTGCTTCCGATAAAGCGATGTATGAGGCAAAAAGCCAAGGGAGAAACCGCTTTGCTGTTTATCATGAAAAAATGAAAACGAATAATAATGAGCAATTAAAACTCGAGGCGGATCTCCACAAAGCGGTTAAAAGAAAGGAATTTCACTTAGTTTATCAGCCGCAAATCAATTTGAGAACGAATAGAATTGAAGGGGTAGAGGCGCTTATTCGTTGGAATAACCGGAGAAAAGGGGCGGTTCCACCAGGAGAGTTTATTCCTCTAGCGGAGGATATGGGATTAATCGTTCCCATAAGTGATTGGGTCTTAAAACAAGTATGCCATGATTTTAAAAAATTGCATAGGTTAGGCTTTCAAAAATTACGTTTTGGAGTGAATGTTTCTCCACTTTACTTTCGTGAAGAACAATTTGCTGAGAATATGATTCAAATTACAGAAAAAGAAAAGATCCCTGCAAGATTTATCGATATTGAATTAACAGAGAGTACGATTATGCCAAATGCAACAAGTTCCATTCATAAATTATTACAGATGAAAAAACATGGATTTAAAATATCCGTCGATGACTTTGGAACTGGCTATTCTTCTTTAAGTTATTTAAACCGGTTCCCGTTAGATACCTTGAAAATTGATCAAAGTTTTGTTAAAAGTATATGTAAGTTCGATGAAGATTCATCAATTGTGGAAGCGATTATTACAATGGCCCATAGTCTCCATTTAAAAGTAATCGCTGAAGGGGTCGAAAATGAAAAACAACTTGATTTCCTGAAAAAAGAGAAATGTGATTTTGTCCAAGGGTACTATTTTTCAAAACCATTACCATTGGATGACCTCATAGACTTCTTCTATAAATGGGAAGCTGAGTGGATAAAGTAA
- a CDS encoding ribonuclease H-like domain-containing protein: MALRNKLQRMKSHIIRHYEEEITPTPVMESTSLNIPFSDKWKKWDVQAYYFDQQYCLIREVIYPLDFQHGKYSFQHLNRVVEKWNDWDGVHPLSAKGLNVNELFFFDTETTGLGGGVGNTIFLLGHARVFENKVILRQHILPEPGNEIALYQSFLERVDYRTLVTYNGKSFDWPQLKTRHTLIRDHVPKLPAFGHFDLYHAARRLWKHKLESVKLANVEKDILQVGRKEDIPGYLAPMIYFDYVERKDPEGMFGILKHNEIDILSLISLYIHLSYQVLQLDTTQTSEEKLQVAKWFQYIGEYWKERIILEKMIGAKDKEKEVDRRAKFALAQNYKRNREYNKAVPLWHEMVGSEPNDEIHLDSCIELSKYYEHKEKNYPEALKFATKVLNSLEKKQDGHYQEIMKRVERLHVKIGKYE, translated from the coding sequence GTGGCATTACGAAATAAATTACAGAGAATGAAATCTCATATCATTCGCCATTATGAGGAGGAAATAACACCAACCCCCGTTATGGAATCAACTTCTCTGAACATCCCATTTTCTGACAAGTGGAAGAAGTGGGATGTTCAAGCTTATTATTTTGATCAACAATATTGTTTGATAAGGGAAGTCATCTATCCATTGGATTTCCAACACGGGAAATATTCTTTTCAACATTTAAACCGGGTAGTGGAAAAATGGAATGATTGGGATGGTGTTCACCCTTTGTCTGCAAAAGGGCTGAACGTGAATGAATTATTTTTCTTTGATACTGAAACGACCGGCCTCGGTGGTGGAGTCGGGAATACGATATTTTTATTAGGTCATGCAAGAGTATTTGAAAACAAGGTGATCCTCCGCCAACATATTTTACCAGAGCCGGGAAATGAAATTGCTCTTTACCAAAGCTTTTTAGAAAGAGTAGATTACCGAACTTTGGTTACATATAATGGAAAGTCATTTGATTGGCCTCAATTGAAAACACGCCATACATTAATTCGAGATCACGTACCAAAACTTCCAGCCTTTGGGCATTTTGATCTTTATCATGCAGCTAGAAGATTATGGAAGCACAAGTTAGAATCTGTTAAGTTAGCGAATGTAGAAAAAGATATTCTTCAAGTTGGACGAAAGGAGGATATCCCGGGCTATTTAGCACCGATGATTTACTTTGATTATGTGGAGCGAAAAGACCCAGAAGGTATGTTTGGGATCCTAAAGCATAATGAAATCGATATTTTGAGTTTGATTAGTTTGTATATTCATTTAAGTTATCAAGTGCTTCAATTGGATACAACACAGACATCCGAAGAAAAATTACAAGTGGCTAAATGGTTTCAATATATAGGGGAATATTGGAAAGAGCGGATCATTTTGGAGAAAATGATTGGGGCGAAAGACAAGGAGAAGGAAGTGGATAGAAGAGCAAAGTTTGCTCTAGCCCAGAACTATAAACGTAATCGGGAATATAATAAAGCAGTTCCGCTTTGGCATGAAATGGTGGGGAGTGAACCAAATGACGAGATTCATTTGGACTCTTGTATTGAACTAAGTAAGTATTATGAGCATAAGGAAAAAAACTACCCAGAAGCATTGAAATTTGCTACAAAAGTGTTAAATTCTTTAGAAAAAAAGCAGGATGGTCACTATCAAGAAATAATGAAGAGAGTGGAGCGCTTACATGTAAAAATAGGGAAATACGAATAA
- a CDS encoding carboxypeptidase M32, producing MGYLEENEQDFLKYVKKMRAYQEAINLLFWDLRTGAPKKGVNQRAEVYSVLSSEVFKMSTSEEMAAYIANLSPHENSLPEITKRILQECKREYNQNKKIPHQLYKEYIVLQSKSENVWEQAREENNFKLFQPYLEKIVDYKKRFIEYWGYDEQKYDTLLDLYEPGMTVAKLDQVFAELRNALIPLVQKIKLSPQNINHDFLFQRFPIENQKAFSMEVLKRMGYDFEAGRLDETIHPFEISLNPGDVRITTRYDEYDWRLAVFGTIHEGGHAIYEQNISKELIATPLCNGTSMGIHESQSLFYENFIGRHYGFWTYHYPLLKNYSNGQFDSISLDQFYQAVNVSKPTLIRIEADELTYCLHIIIRYEIEKALIHDQLSVKELPRVWNEKYKEYLGIQPEDDRTGVLQDVHWAAGDFGYFPSYALGFLYAAQFYQQVQKDIPEFPFLLEKGNLQPIRKWLTTHIHQYGKLKKPLEILQEATGEGINPKYLIDYLTKKYGAVYSI from the coding sequence ATGGGATATTTAGAAGAAAATGAACAGGATTTCCTGAAATATGTGAAAAAAATGCGAGCCTATCAAGAAGCAATAAACCTGCTTTTTTGGGACTTAAGAACCGGGGCTCCAAAAAAAGGGGTTAATCAACGAGCAGAAGTATATAGTGTCTTATCATCGGAAGTATTTAAAATGTCTACTTCTGAAGAAATGGCTGCCTATATTGCTAATTTATCTCCACATGAAAATAGCCTGCCAGAAATAACAAAAAGAATATTACAGGAATGTAAACGGGAATATAATCAAAATAAGAAAATTCCGCATCAGCTTTATAAGGAATACATCGTTTTACAGTCTAAATCAGAGAATGTTTGGGAACAGGCGAGGGAGGAAAATAATTTTAAATTATTCCAACCTTATTTAGAAAAAATAGTGGACTACAAAAAAAGATTTATTGAGTATTGGGGATATGATGAGCAAAAATACGATACATTGCTTGACTTATATGAGCCAGGTATGACGGTTGCTAAATTAGATCAAGTATTCGCCGAGCTGCGAAATGCCTTAATCCCACTCGTTCAAAAGATCAAACTATCGCCCCAAAATATTAATCATGATTTCCTCTTTCAACGTTTTCCAATCGAAAATCAAAAGGCTTTCAGTATGGAAGTATTAAAGAGAATGGGATATGATTTTGAAGCTGGTCGATTAGATGAGACGATTCATCCATTTGAAATTAGTCTAAACCCAGGAGACGTTCGAATCACTACAAGATATGATGAATATGATTGGAGATTGGCTGTGTTTGGTACCATTCATGAGGGTGGGCATGCCATCTATGAACAAAACATTTCAAAAGAGTTGATTGCAACACCGTTATGCAATGGTACTTCTATGGGGATCCATGAATCACAATCATTATTTTATGAAAACTTTATAGGACGTCATTACGGATTTTGGACATATCATTATCCGCTGTTAAAAAATTATTCAAACGGACAATTTGATTCTATTTCTCTTGATCAATTTTATCAGGCCGTCAATGTTTCCAAACCGACACTTATTCGAATTGAAGCAGACGAGCTCACGTATTGCTTACATATTATCATTCGTTATGAAATCGAGAAAGCGTTGATTCATGATCAATTATCAGTGAAAGAATTGCCTCGTGTCTGGAATGAAAAATATAAGGAATATTTAGGGATTCAACCTGAGGATGATCGTACAGGGGTGCTTCAAGATGTCCATTGGGCAGCAGGGGATTTCGGCTACTTCCCTTCATATGCCCTTGGTTTTTTATATGCGGCACAGTTTTACCAACAAGTCCAAAAGGATATTCCAGAATTTCCGTTTTTGTTAGAAAAAGGGAATCTACAACCTATTCGGAAATGGCTTACCACTCATATTCACCAATATGGGAAACTTAAGAAACCTTTGGAAATCTTGCAAGAAGCGACGGGGGAAGGGATTAACCCAAAATATTTAATTGATTATTTGACTAAAAAATATGGGGCGGTCTACTCCATTTAG
- a CDS encoding DUF1273 domain-containing protein has translation MKVVTITGYKPFELGIFRPNDPAITIIKLALEKEIRSLIDEGVEWFLISGQLGIECWAAEVVYELQEEFPEVKLAVLTPFLNQEERWNEGNKELYEMILAQADFVSAISNTPYKTPKQFHNKNRIFLHKTDGVLIIYDEEKPGSPQYFLKEARKYKEKYSYLIRMITFYDLQLIVEEEQLRRQEES, from the coding sequence TTGAAGGTCGTAACAATTACAGGTTACAAACCGTTTGAATTGGGAATTTTTCGCCCGAATGATCCAGCTATTACGATTATTAAACTCGCTTTAGAAAAGGAAATACGCTCTTTGATTGATGAAGGGGTAGAATGGTTTTTAATTAGCGGGCAACTAGGAATCGAATGTTGGGCTGCAGAAGTAGTGTATGAGCTTCAAGAAGAATTTCCAGAAGTAAAGCTTGCGGTTTTGACTCCATTTTTGAATCAAGAGGAAAGATGGAATGAAGGAAATAAGGAGTTGTATGAAATGATTTTAGCTCAAGCTGATTTTGTTTCGGCAATCTCCAACACCCCCTATAAAACGCCAAAGCAATTTCATAATAAAAATCGTATTTTTTTGCATAAAACAGATGGAGTACTAATAATTTATGATGAAGAAAAGCCTGGTTCACCCCAATATTTTCTGAAAGAAGCTCGGAAGTATAAAGAAAAATATTCCTATTTGATTAGAATGATCACTTTCTATGATTTACAATTAATAGTCGAAGAGGAACAGCTAAGAAGACAAGAAGAGTCCTAA
- a CDS encoding cytochrome c oxidase subunit II — MHMHRYEKWWLVFGTGSLVVFLFILGISAFHQGHTPPSAKAFVNHEQVDKIAPFNEPGLKKVEGKDWDYELVVLASAFFYNPGEVEIPKGSKVKVIATSKDVVHGFGVAGTNINMMLEPGYISEYVTTLDKAGEYLVVCNEYCGTGHHTMKSMIKVVD, encoded by the coding sequence ATGCACATGCATCGCTATGAGAAATGGTGGCTTGTATTCGGTACAGGATCACTCGTTGTATTTCTATTCATTCTTGGAATAAGTGCCTTTCATCAAGGCCATACACCTCCAAGTGCAAAAGCCTTTGTCAATCATGAACAGGTGGACAAAATTGCCCCGTTCAATGAGCCAGGGTTAAAAAAAGTGGAAGGAAAAGATTGGGACTATGAGTTAGTCGTACTAGCATCTGCATTCTTTTACAATCCTGGGGAGGTCGAAATTCCGAAAGGTTCAAAAGTAAAAGTAATTGCTACTTCAAAAGATGTCGTTCACGGATTCGGAGTAGCTGGCACTAATATTAACATGATGCTAGAGCCTGGGTATATTAGTGAATATGTCACAACTCTTGATAAAGCTGGAGAATACTTAGTTGTTTGTAATGAATATTGTGGTACAGGTCACCACACTATGAAATCAATGATTAAGGTGGTGGATTAA
- a CDS encoding THUMP domain-containing class I SAM-dependent RNA methyltransferase, protein MSMYTIIATAAMGLEALVAKEVRDLGYECQVENGKVVFQGDETAIVRANLWLRTADRVKILVGEFKAFTFDELFEKTKALPWEKYLPIDAEFPVQGKSVKSKLFSVSDCQAIVKKAIVEKIKKSYRHETWLDENGPLFKIEVALLKDKASLLIDTSGAGLHKRGYRVAQGEAPLKETLASALVQLSRWTPDRPFVDPFCGSGTIAIEAALIGQNIAPGFNRDFVSETWPWIKKSIWDQARIEVEDLANYDQELDIIGSDIDHRMVEISKQNAFEAGFADLITFKQMQVKDFTTNKEYGVIVGNPPYGERLGDRPLVEKMYKEMGEAFSSLNTWSIYILTSLEEFEEFYGKNATKKRKLFNGFIRTDLYQYWGPRPPRKKESTVKP, encoded by the coding sequence ATGTCAATGTATACAATCATCGCAACCGCTGCAATGGGCTTAGAAGCACTCGTAGCGAAAGAAGTTCGTGATTTAGGTTATGAATGTCAAGTAGAAAACGGAAAGGTCGTTTTTCAAGGAGATGAAACGGCGATTGTCCGCGCTAATCTTTGGTTGAGAACGGCAGACCGTGTGAAAATTTTAGTTGGTGAATTTAAAGCGTTCACGTTTGATGAGTTGTTTGAAAAGACAAAGGCTCTTCCCTGGGAAAAATATTTACCTATCGATGCAGAATTCCCCGTTCAAGGGAAATCTGTCAAATCTAAATTATTTAGTGTCTCCGATTGTCAAGCAATCGTGAAGAAGGCGATTGTAGAGAAAATCAAAAAATCGTATCGGCATGAGACGTGGTTAGATGAAAATGGACCATTATTTAAGATTGAAGTCGCATTATTAAAAGATAAAGCCAGTTTGCTTATCGATACAAGTGGCGCCGGTTTACATAAAAGAGGGTATAGAGTAGCTCAAGGGGAAGCGCCCTTAAAAGAGACTTTAGCTTCGGCACTTGTCCAATTGTCAAGATGGACCCCAGATCGTCCGTTCGTCGATCCGTTTTGTGGGTCGGGCACCATCGCTATTGAAGCGGCACTCATTGGACAGAATATTGCGCCTGGATTTAACCGTGATTTCGTGTCAGAAACTTGGCCGTGGATTAAAAAGAGCATTTGGGATCAGGCCCGAATTGAAGTGGAAGATTTAGCTAACTATGATCAAGAACTTGACATTATAGGTTCAGACATTGATCATCGAATGGTTGAGATTTCAAAACAAAATGCATTTGAAGCCGGATTTGCTGATTTAATTACGTTCAAGCAAATGCAAGTAAAGGATTTTACAACGAATAAAGAGTATGGGGTAATTGTTGGGAATCCTCCATATGGTGAGCGATTAGGAGATCGCCCTCTCGTCGAAAAAATGTATAAAGAAATGGGTGAAGCCTTTTCATCATTAAACACTTGGTCGATTTATATTTTAACTTCGCTTGAGGAATTTGAGGAATTTTACGGGAAAAATGCGACGAAGAAGCGAAAATTGTTTAACGGATTTATCCGAACCGATCTTTATCAATATTGGGGACCGCGCCCACCTAGAAAAAAAGAATCTACCGTTAAACCGTAG
- a CDS encoding CotD family spore coat protein gives MFCRPKVLPAVVHPTKCCVNHTNQQFIVPHIHPTHTTNINHQMYQHQHHFPQTQSFVNNVQHQHVNCGRPPFGC, from the coding sequence ATGTTTTGCAGACCAAAAGTATTGCCTGCGGTTGTACACCCAACAAAATGTTGTGTGAACCATACCAATCAGCAATTTATCGTACCACATATTCACCCAACACATACTACGAATATAAACCATCAAATGTATCAACATCAGCATCACTTTCCACAAACTCAGTCTTTTGTAAATAATGTTCAACACCAACATGTGAACTGTGGTCGGCCACCGTTCGGGTGTTAA
- the gpsB gene encoding cell division regulator GpsB produces the protein MLSNKVKLTAKDIYDKEFKIVMRGFKQEEVDSFLDVVIKDYETFHQAIEELQQENLRLKKQLEDANKKQKPQAPTQPATGSTNFDILKRLSNLERHVFGNKLYEN, from the coding sequence ATGTTATCTAATAAAGTTAAACTTACAGCAAAGGATATCTATGATAAAGAATTTAAAATAGTAATGCGGGGGTTCAAACAGGAAGAAGTCGATAGCTTTTTGGATGTAGTTATTAAAGATTACGAAACATTCCATCAAGCAATTGAAGAACTTCAACAAGAGAACTTAAGATTAAAAAAACAACTAGAAGATGCAAATAAAAAGCAAAAACCCCAAGCTCCAACGCAACCTGCTACTGGATCAACAAATTTCGATATTTTAAAGAGATTATCCAATCTCGAAAGACATGTTTTTGGAAATAAACTATATGAAAATTAG
- a CDS encoding b(o/a)3-type cytochrome-c oxidase subunit 1 yields MNKALEKIDRKDAKLAMAHLYVAFTALALGGLAGLLQVLVRSGKFELPANIGYYQVLTTHGVLLGLILTTFFILGFQTAAVSRTSGTFSDGQRLTGWIGFWVMLIGTAMSATMILLNEASVLYTFYAPLKAHWIFYLGLTFVVVGSWVDGAAQISKYISWRKQNPGQPGPLLTFMAIINVVLWIVATLGVAAEVLFQLLPWSLGLVDRVDILISRTLFWYFGHPLVYFWLLPAYMCWYVIIPKIIGGKIFSDSLARMSFILFLLFSIPVGLHHQLTEPGIDAGWKFLQVVLTFMVVIPSLMTAFSLFATFETYGRSQGAKGVFGWIKKLPWKDARFAVPFIGMVAFIPAGAGGLINASFQLNQVVHNTIWVTGHFHLTLATSVVLTFFGIAYWLVPHLTGRVLTPAMNKLAIVQAFTWAIGMTIMSSAMHLAGLFGAPRRSSFSTYGDAQQAMDWIPYQIAQAIGGSILFLGIILVLVIFINLAFFAPKGEEEFPIGEVEENAEKTPMILENWKIWITLTIALILIAYTVPFMEMFQNGPIGSKGYRLW; encoded by the coding sequence ATGAATAAGGCACTTGAAAAAATTGATCGCAAAGATGCAAAACTGGCCATGGCCCATTTATATGTTGCTTTTACAGCGCTTGCACTCGGTGGTTTAGCCGGTTTACTACAGGTATTAGTACGTTCTGGAAAATTCGAATTACCAGCAAATATTGGTTATTATCAAGTATTAACGACTCATGGGGTATTACTCGGACTGATTCTTACAACTTTCTTTATTCTTGGTTTCCAAACAGCAGCTGTTAGTCGGACTTCAGGGACATTCTCGGATGGGCAAAGATTAACCGGTTGGATCGGTTTCTGGGTCATGTTAATCGGTACAGCGATGTCAGCAACCATGATTTTATTAAATGAAGCTTCTGTACTTTATACATTCTATGCTCCACTTAAAGCTCATTGGATCTTTTATCTTGGACTGACTTTTGTTGTGGTAGGAAGTTGGGTTGATGGAGCCGCCCAAATCTCGAAATATATTTCTTGGCGTAAACAAAACCCTGGTCAACCTGGTCCTTTATTAACATTCATGGCTATTATTAACGTGGTCCTCTGGATTGTCGCAACACTTGGAGTAGCAGCAGAAGTATTATTCCAATTACTTCCTTGGTCGCTTGGTCTAGTGGATCGTGTAGATATCTTGATTAGTAGAACATTATTCTGGTATTTCGGTCACCCATTAGTTTATTTCTGGTTATTACCTGCTTACATGTGTTGGTATGTGATTATTCCAAAAATCATTGGCGGGAAAATTTTCTCAGATTCTTTAGCTCGTATGTCTTTTATCTTATTCTTATTATTCTCAATTCCGGTTGGTCTTCATCACCAATTGACAGAGCCTGGAATTGATGCTGGATGGAAATTCCTCCAAGTTGTATTAACGTTTATGGTTGTCATTCCATCTCTTATGACTGCATTTAGTTTATTTGCTACTTTTGAAACATATGGACGTTCTCAAGGTGCGAAAGGTGTATTCGGTTGGATTAAGAAACTTCCATGGAAAGATGCTCGGTTCGCTGTACCATTTATCGGAATGGTTGCCTTTATTCCAGCAGGTGCAGGTGGTTTAATCAATGCTTCCTTCCAATTAAACCAAGTTGTTCATAATACGATTTGGGTAACAGGGCATTTCCATTTAACATTAGCAACTTCTGTTGTCCTAACCTTTTTTGGAATTGCTTATTGGCTTGTCCCACATTTAACTGGACGTGTATTAACACCTGCAATGAATAAATTAGCGATTGTGCAAGCATTTACTTGGGCGATCGGAATGACGATTATGTCTTCTGCCATGCACTTAGCCGGATTATTCGGAGCACCACGTCGTTCATCCTTCTCAACTTATGGGGATGCTCAACAAGCGATGGATTGGATTCCATACCAAATCGCTCAAGCTATAGGTGGCTCCATCTTATTCCTAGGGATCATCTTAGTACTAGTCATCTTCATTAACTTAGCGTTCTTTGCACCAAAAGGAGAAGAAGAATTCCCAATTGGTGAAGTTGAAGAGAATGCTGAAAAAACTCCAATGATTCTAGAAAACTGGAAAATTTGGATTACTTTAACTATTGCATTAATCTTGATTGCTTATACTGTACCATTTATGGAAATGTTCCAAAATGGTCCGATTGGCTCAAAAGGATATAGACTTTGGTAA